From one Lycium ferocissimum isolate CSIRO_LF1 chromosome 5, AGI_CSIRO_Lferr_CH_V1, whole genome shotgun sequence genomic stretch:
- the LOC132057861 gene encoding LOW QUALITY PROTEIN: wall-associated receptor kinase-like 1 (The sequence of the model RefSeq protein was modified relative to this genomic sequence to represent the inferred CDS: inserted 1 base in 1 codon; deleted 2 bases in 2 codons), whose product TILLYFCINKRKLIKNREKFFQQNGGILLKQQLSTKTGGVEATKIFTAEELKKATNNYTADRILGRGGNGVVYRGILSDNRIVAIKKSKFVDENQIEQFINEVLILTQVNHRNVVSRLFGCCLEAEVPXLVYEYVSHGTLYEHIHNQNAAPWLSLQNRLRILAETASSLSYLHSSASMPIIHRDVKSTNILLDDVYTAKVADFGASRLIPLDQTHVATLVQGTFGYLDPEYFQTGQLTEKSDVYSFGVVLAELLTGMKPILRDKSGKDKCLVEYFASSMNKNCLFQILDRRVVREGGLEQLQKIAELVKSCLHLHGEDRPTMKEVAMELESLRKFTSPWANGRGHEGNEDEPLDLYTIPIDSNTGIDNFSGQYPNSYTNSSIFSGQYSSDSSSLLYNTNIPR is encoded by the exons ACAATTTTGCTCTATTTCTGTATCAACAAACGAAAACTTATTAAAAATAGGGAGAAGTTCTTCCAACAAAATGGTGGTATActcttgaaacaacaactctcCACTAAAACGGGTGGTGTGGAAGCAACCAAAATTTTTACAGCTGAGGAGTTGAAGAAGGCTACGAACAACTATACTGCTGATAGAATTCTTGGTCGTGGAGGAAATGGGGTCGTGTATAGAGGTATTTTATCTGATAATCGCATAGTCGCAATTAAAAAATCTAAGTTTGTGGATGAGAATCAAATTGAACAGTTCATCAACGAGGTACTTATTCTTACTCAAGTCAACCACAGAAATGTAGTG TCGAGACTCTTTGGGTGTTGTCTGGAAGCTGAAGTGC TCTTGGTTTACGAATATGTTTCTCATGGAACTCTATATGAGCATATCCATAATCAAAATGCAGCACCTTGGTTATCTTTGCAAAATCGGTTGAGAATTCTT GCAGAGACAGCAAGTTCACTTTCTTACCTTCATTCATCTGCATCAATGCCAATAATTCATAGAGATGTCAAATCTACTAACATATTATTGGATGATGTTTACACTGCAAAAGTGGCAGATTTTGGAGCTTCAAGATTAATCCCTCTGGACCAAACACATGTTGCTACATTGGTTCAAGGAACGTTCGGCTACCTGGATCCTGAATATTTCCAGACAGGTCAATTGACAGAGAAAAGTGACGTTTATAGTTTTGGAGTAGTTCTTGCAGAACTTTTAACTGGGATGAAACCtattttgagggacaaaagtGGCAAGGACAAATGTTTGGTGGAATATTTTGCCTCGTCCATGAACAAGAATTGCTTATTTCAAATTCTTGATCGCAGAGTGGTAAGAGAAGGAGGTCTTGAGCAACTTCAAAAGATTGCTGAGCTTGTTAAGAGTTGCCTTCACTTGCACGGAGAAGATAGGCCTACGATGAAGGAAGTCGCAATGGAACTTGAGAGTTTAAGAAAGTTCACCAGCCCTTGGGCTAATGGACGCGGACATGAAGGGAATGAAGATGAACCGTTAGATCTTTATACAATTCCAATTGACTCTAATACAGGTATCGACAACTTCTCTGGACAATATCCCAACTCCTACACAAATAGCAGCATCTTTTCTGGACAATATAGTTCAGATAGTTCTTCATTACTATACAATACAAATATCCCCCGGTGA